From a region of the Babylonia areolata isolate BAREFJ2019XMU chromosome 21, ASM4173473v1, whole genome shotgun sequence genome:
- the LOC143295779 gene encoding protein lin-52 homolog isoform X1 gives MAAASGSTLKGGYVTRGGEDDQLLSMEKLRASPELWPEQSKKIIVPGVSEFASTKSPVSAAESPPKWLADLEKDDIDLLQEFGSLTAAQLMEKVRGLQNLAYQLGLEEAREMTRGKFLNILEKQKNRYSSSVKNK, from the exons ATGGCTGCAGCCTCTGGAAGCACTTTGAAAGGAG GCTATGTGACCAGAGGAGGCGAAGACGACCAGCTGCTGAGCATGGAGAAGTTGAGAGCATCTCCCGAACTCTGGCCAGAACAGAGTAAGAAGATTATTG TACCCGGTGTCTCAGAATTTGCATCAACTAAAAGT CCTGTGAGTGCAGCAGAGTCCCCCCCAAAGTGGCTGGCAGACTTGGAAAAGGATGACATCGATCTTCTGCAAG AGTTTGGCAGTCTGACAGCGGCCCAGCTGATGGAGAAGGTGCGAGGTCTGCAGAACCTGGCTTACCAGCTGGGTCTGGAGGaag CTCGTGAAATGACCAGAGGCAAGTTCCTGAATATTttggaaaagcaaaaaaacagaTATTCATCATCAGTTAAGAACAAATGA
- the LOC143295779 gene encoding protein lin-52 homolog isoform X2, with product MAAASGSTLKGGYVTRGGEDDQLLSMEKLRASPELWPEQIPGVSEFASTKSPVSAAESPPKWLADLEKDDIDLLQEFGSLTAAQLMEKVRGLQNLAYQLGLEEAREMTRGKFLNILEKQKNRYSSSVKNK from the exons ATGGCTGCAGCCTCTGGAAGCACTTTGAAAGGAG GCTATGTGACCAGAGGAGGCGAAGACGACCAGCTGCTGAGCATGGAGAAGTTGAGAGCATCTCCCGAACTCTGGCCAGAACAGA TACCCGGTGTCTCAGAATTTGCATCAACTAAAAGT CCTGTGAGTGCAGCAGAGTCCCCCCCAAAGTGGCTGGCAGACTTGGAAAAGGATGACATCGATCTTCTGCAAG AGTTTGGCAGTCTGACAGCGGCCCAGCTGATGGAGAAGGTGCGAGGTCTGCAGAACCTGGCTTACCAGCTGGGTCTGGAGGaag CTCGTGAAATGACCAGAGGCAAGTTCCTGAATATTttggaaaagcaaaaaaacagaTATTCATCATCAGTTAAGAACAAATGA